The nucleotide sequence gaaaagattttatttatttaagagtgagagaaagtgcaggcacaagttgggggaggggcagagggagaagcagcaggctcaatcccaggaccctgggatcatgacctgagccaaaggcagacacttaactgactaagccacccaggtgcctctcagcCATTCTACTTTCAAATAAGATGTCTgtacctttctcttcttttgggaGCCCTATAATGAGAACATTAGTCCATTTGATGTTGTCCTATAAGTTCCTTAagctatctttacttttttttttttttgtcttttccattcttttttctacTTGCTGCTCTGATTGGGGGAGTTCCACTGCTTTGTGTTTGAGTTCACTTATCCTTTCTTCTATTTCACTAGAGGGGTTCAGAGCAAATACATGAATTTTGTAGTTCGGTTATTGTGTTcatcagctctgtgacttctatTTAGTACTTCAgtgtattttccatctctttgttgaagttctttgTTCATCCATTGTCCCTGGtttggtgagcatctttatgaccttTACTTTGAATTATCTTTATCAGGCAGATTACTTATCtgttattaagatttttttcccagagGTTTTTATGAGAGATCTAGAATTCATAGTAAAACGTTCACATCACAAGGGAATCATGGGAACAAAACCAACTCCAGATTGGGGTAGGTTTGAGTCACCTAAtaaatacatcaaaaaaaaatgTCCTAGATATCTGGAAAATAGGTGCTTTAAATTCTAGTGATTGATAAGATCAATCTGTCACATTTCTGAATCTCTGCTGAGGGTGCTATTTTCTCACTTTTAGTCATCAACCCAGCTCTCcattaacaaaggaaaaaagatctcCAGACGTAAGGCCCACTCCTTGGTGGGTTCTGCTTtagtaagtttaaggtgtatttGTAACAAATCTTAGCAATTCTGCTGGGCAGCCAGGTTTAGAGTCTCTAATATGTCTGGATTTGGAAAGTTGGTTTGCATAAGGGACCACTGTATTTTAAAGCAGAAACCCCAAGTTTATTAAATTCTCCTTCCATCAAAAAAAGTATCATTTTGAGAtgctaaaataattattatataaccCCATTTTGAAGGGTGGCACATGGGGATACTTGTCTCTAGCAGTTTAAGAACTGAAGTGGTAAAGCACCCCCCCCGACTTTGCCCCAGGACAAAAGTTAAATTAGACAAGGCTTCTTGTAAAATTTCAACTAATGATTGGCTTAGATCACACCAACCAAATGTAAAATGTTCTTTTCTCAAATTGGAGCCCCAGGTGTGATTAAGCAGGCAAGCTTTCTGAATGAAGTAGTACATAGCTACTACTGAGGACTTTGTAAATTCTATTAGATCACTGGCCACAGGTGACTTAAACAGTAAACACACTACCAGACCTCCTTATCACATACTTACAGATCTTGGCTCTGTTTCATCCGGTGAAAGTCCTTCAGGATCCCCATCATATCTGCAAAGCTGCTGGCCttggacagagagacacagtcaTCCTCTTCAGACGAGCTGCAGGTAGCTTTGTGTTCTGGTTTGCAACATTCAGGGCTGGCAGAACAAAGCAGGGGGACTGATGGAAGCTCAGGGACCTCTACCTCGGTCTCCTCGGTGATGTCACTAATGACAAAGGAAGTTGTAGAGTGGAATGAGGATCCAAAACAAGGTAAGGGAGAAGAGACATTTGAACTTCCTGGAGATAAGAAATCTGGCGTTAATGAAGCCGAagctgaaagagaaaacaataggCATGGATGGACATTGGGACTAGAATACAGCAGTAATACCTTCTCCCCACAAGCAGTGCCTATCAGACATTCATTTCCTGGGCTTGACATGACATTCTGGGAGAGCCCAGGATGCTATCTGTAAGCCAGTGGGGGATTCCTCCATTACTCTCCCCTCTCAGGATCTAAAAATGGGAAAGTACTGAGCATGTCCGGTGTTTTGGGAGTGTGGAAAAACCCACCACATAAAGGCTTAGTCTTCTAAAAGCTTCATTCTGCAGGAGCCTGTGGACAGCCCTATTTCTACCAAAGCAACAGTGACAGAACCAAGGTCAGAATGTGTCCTTTTCTCTAACTGGGCTAGTGCTTCTAACTGTGCTCCTATCTGTgactagaagaaacagaaaaaaatagaatagtgaCAGTCCTCCTAGGTTTTCAAATCTTGTAagaatttccaaaacaaaaaattcttagTTTCATTTTTCAGGATGACAAAAATGTAGCCAATACATAAATGGAAAAGTCAAGTACAATGCCTCTATTAAACTGCCATATGAGTGAATTAAATATATGAGAACTGCAAAGAACACCATGATTTTCATGTGTTCTACCAAGAGGTAAGATTTGGGGGCTATAACTTTAAGTTGACAAGAAGCAAAAAAGTGAGAATGTATAGAAGGAACAGGATGGGCAGCTTGGGAAAGAGCCAATGTTTGTGTTTCATGTACTGGGTCAAGGCAGACTCCCATCTATTTCTAGTGGTGGTTCTGCCTGAACTGCAGACAGACAGGTGGAGGGACGGAGAGGTAATCTCTGGTAGAACAAGGAAAGGGAATATATGTAGATAGAAGACAGCTTAAAGGGGATCTCTCTCTTAATGGGGGGGGGTGTCCTTATTTCTCATTGAAAAGGGAAGCTGCCTAAGACTCACATGGAAGATGTAATCTTAAAGACACTTGATAGAGGGTATTGGTTTTTGTAGCCAAGGGAGTGAATCTgcaggggccgggggtggggtggggtgttgTCATAGGTTAAGTGAAGATTTTGTTCCTAATCAAACCAGTCAGCCCAAAATGGCTGATGGAAACAATCCAAGGAGTACTATAGGCCAGCCAGGCCTCGGGACAACCACAGAGCCTTGGGCCTGTCTCCCTGGACTATGGACCACCATTTTCCTACCCTTCTCCTATACCAAAAGCCAGGGGGAAAGGAACAGCCTGCTAAATTCTGGCGCTAACTCTGGGGCTCCTACCTGCATCAGCTGCCACTATCTTAGCAATCTGGCTGCGCAGGTGGCTCAGCTCATCCTGCAGCTCTGTGGTGCGGGTTAGGGCTGGCAGGGCTGGCTTCTTCAAGGCCAGAAGCCTCTCCTCGGACCCACGCAGGTTGGGCACTGAGGCATTGCGCTGCATGACAATCAAAGGGCTGGGTTTCCAGGTATGCCTCAGGGGCCGTGTGTCACTTCTGGATCAGGGAAAACAAGTATGTCAGAGACAGCCGGCCACTGCGTCCCTTCTAAAACTTCTGCTCCCACTCAGCCCACAGCTTTTGTTCCTACTGCCCTCGGCCCTCCATAAGCACTCCCCCTATTGGCTGCCACCTCATGTGGGAAGGAGCTCCCTGTTTCCCAGCAGACCAGCTACTGCCTCAGCTACCTGACCCGGGCATATGTCTCCTCTTCATCCGCAGCAATCCAGGCGATGTCAGCCAGAGTAGGGACTGGGGGTACATCCCTCAGACACAGATCAGAGATGTTGGGCAGGGTCTACAGGCAAGCAAAAGTCATCAAAAAACATTTGTTGACATCAAGAGACTATCAAAGACTGCGAAACACATGGGAGGGGCACCTAAGTATCAGGAAGGCTTCCTAGAGAGGGGAGAAGACAGTTCCTGGTTGGAAAAAGGACagaagagattacaagtagttcAGCACACCTAGACAGACAGGGTAGAGGGTGGTTTGCAAGAGGCAGGAAAGCGAATTAAAAACTTTGATTCTAAGACCAATAATAAGCCACTGGAAGATTTTAAGTAACAATCAGATTTTGAAAGAttactctggctgctgtgtggaacCTGCATGAGAGTGAAATATCAGTTATGAGGCTGTTATATCTTCCAA is from Meles meles chromosome 1, mMelMel3.1 paternal haplotype, whole genome shotgun sequence and encodes:
- the MTFR1L gene encoding mitochondrial fission regulator 1-like isoform X2; translation: MSGMEANVTIPIWQNKPHGAARSVVRRIGTNLPLKPCPRASFETLPNISDLCLRDVPPVPTLADIAWIAADEEETYARVRSDTRPLRHTWKPSPLIVMQRNASVPNLRGSEERLLALKKPALPALTRTTELQDELSHLRSQIAKIVAADAGSSNVSSPLPCFGSSFHSTTSFVISDITEETEVEVPELPSVPLLCSASPECCKPEHKATCSSSEEDDCVSLSKASSFADMMGILKDFHRMKQSQDLNRSLLKEEDPAVLISEVLRRKFALKEEDTSRKGN
- the MTFR1L gene encoding mitochondrial fission regulator 1-like isoform X1; its protein translation is MSGMEANVTIPIWQNKPHGAARSVVRRIGTNLPLKPCPRASFETLPNISDLCLRDVPPVPTLADIAWIAADEEETYARVRSDTRPLRHTWKPSPLIVMQRNASVPNLRGSEERLLALKKPALPALTRTTELQDELSHLRSQIAKIVAADAASASLTPDFLSPGSSNVSSPLPCFGSSFHSTTSFVISDITEETEVEVPELPSVPLLCSASPECCKPEHKATCSSSEEDDCVSLSKASSFADMMGILKDFHRMKQSQDLNRSLLKEEDPAVLISEVLRRKFALKEEDTSRKGN